A region from the Clostridium beijerinckii genome encodes:
- a CDS encoding rod shape-determining protein RodA has product MFKQFKLDMRLVKEIDKTLLISLILLILYGTLNIYLCTKGTYGLSFVKQQFFWFILSMVALYIIIAVDYSIIFNYVPIFYWGVVILLILTKIPGIGIVVNGARGWINLGIGHIQPAEFAKLGIILMLAKKLDDMEGKINEVKNFFILVFYAAVPVLFIVTQPDMGMSMVCFFIVLGIFYAIGLDMKIIGGGLMSLVLAIVIVWNSGLIESYQKARFTGFLNPEADNANTYHLSQSLIGIGSGGILGSRPSLSNDGSSSYSAQNVPEVRTDFIFAAIADQWGFLGAIGLLALYGFLIYKMISIARTSKDIFGSVICVGIVSYFLFAIFQNIGMTIGLMPITGITLPLISYGGSSLLTTVISVGLVINVGMRRKKIYF; this is encoded by the coding sequence TTGTTTAAGCAATTTAAACTTGATATGAGATTAGTTAAAGAAATTGATAAAACTCTATTAATTTCCTTAATTCTTTTAATTTTATATGGTACATTAAATATATATTTATGTACAAAAGGAACGTATGGATTATCCTTTGTCAAACAACAATTTTTTTGGTTTATATTATCTATGGTTGCACTATATATTATTATTGCAGTAGATTATTCAATAATATTTAACTATGTACCTATATTTTATTGGGGAGTAGTAATTCTTCTTATATTAACTAAAATACCGGGAATTGGAATTGTTGTCAATGGTGCTAGAGGATGGATTAATCTTGGAATAGGTCATATTCAACCAGCAGAGTTTGCTAAGCTTGGAATTATACTAATGCTTGCTAAAAAGCTAGATGATATGGAAGGTAAAATAAATGAAGTAAAGAACTTTTTTATATTAGTTTTCTATGCTGCAGTACCAGTTTTATTTATTGTTACACAACCTGATATGGGCATGAGTATGGTTTGTTTCTTTATAGTTCTTGGAATTTTCTATGCAATAGGATTAGATATGAAAATTATTGGTGGAGGATTAATGTCATTAGTTCTTGCAATAGTAATTGTTTGGAATTCAGGACTTATAGAATCATATCAAAAGGCAAGATTTACAGGATTTTTAAATCCTGAAGCGGATAATGCTAACACTTATCATTTATCTCAATCTTTAATTGGAATAGGTTCAGGAGGAATACTTGGAAGTAGGCCATCTTTAAGTAATGATGGAAGTTCGAGTTATTCAGCGCAAAATGTGCCAGAAGTAAGAACAGACTTCATTTTTGCGGCAATAGCAGATCAATGGGGCTTTTTGGGCGCTATTGGATTATTAGCTTTGTATGGATTTTTAATTTATAAAATGATTTCAATAGCACGAACTTCAAAAGATATATTTGGTTCAGTTATATGTGTTGGAATAGTTTCATATTTCTTGTTCGCTATATTTCAAAATATAGGAATGACAATAGGATTAATGCCAATTACGGGAATAACATTACCACTCATAAGTTATGGAGGAAGTTCGCTACTCACAACAGTAATTTCAGTAGGGTTAGTGATAAATGTGGGAATGAGAAGGAAAAAGATATATTTTTAA
- a CDS encoding peptidase M50, whose product MKKWYMALIVELLILMWLGNFKSDVIVSFLWVILHEFAHIIVANKFKCKFNNFNISILGAKAELSDIDELTERKKLILYLIGPLFNIFMAVVTWLFYDYFGWEFIKSSISINLCLGFFNLLPAYPLDGSRVCEILLSKRFLYKKSKKITEVFSFIISGVLFLVFSTMLLLHKVNISLFLAVILITYTTILEREKTMYIIMGDMIRKVRKLKKYKYIENKSISVYYKKGLVNVLTLVDKNKFNSFYALNDDMELIGIIHEDELLKALKYYGNITLEEYMKIREIDKK is encoded by the coding sequence ATGAAAAAATGGTATATGGCATTGATTGTAGAATTATTAATATTAATGTGGCTTGGAAATTTTAAAAGCGATGTTATTGTTAGTTTTCTATGGGTAATACTACATGAATTTGCACATATAATAGTTGCAAATAAATTTAAGTGCAAATTTAATAATTTTAATATTAGCATATTAGGTGCTAAAGCTGAATTAAGTGATATTGATGAATTAACTGAAAGAAAGAAATTAATTTTATATCTAATTGGACCATTATTTAATATTTTTATGGCTGTGGTTACATGGCTTTTTTATGATTATTTTGGGTGGGAATTTATAAAAAGTAGTATAAGTATTAATTTATGCTTAGGTTTTTTTAATTTGTTACCTGCATATCCATTAGATGGGTCAAGAGTATGTGAAATATTATTATCAAAAAGGTTTCTATATAAAAAGTCAAAGAAGATTACAGAAGTTTTTAGTTTTATTATTTCCGGAGTACTATTTTTAGTATTTAGTACAATGTTATTATTACATAAGGTAAACATAAGTTTATTTCTTGCAGTCATATTAATCACATACACAACCATTTTGGAAAGAGAAAAAACCATGTATATAATAATGGGAGATATGATTAGGAAAGTAAGAAAGTTAAAAAAATATAAATACATAGAAAATAAATCTATTTCTGTGTATTATAAAAAAGGTTTAGTTAATGTATTAACCTTGGTTGATAAAAATAAATTTAATAGTTTTTATGCTCTTAATGATGATATGGAGTTAATTGGTATAATTCATGAGGATGAACTTTTAAAAGCATTGAAATATTACGGTAATATAACATTGGAGGAATATATGAAAATACGAGAAATAGACAAAAAATAA
- a CDS encoding S-layer protein codes for MKKKRFLSGIVMFCLLVSTMSVPAFGAEEDSKGLEQAIVAAKKILIIPDSYSEFTHYSSEVEKNGDKVTVWRLNWAEKEGNNGSVGAYIDTNGNLYQYNQYSGDENNTGLAQVTKKEAQNSAEKFLKKVIITDVGEMKIVDKNQNAFQSGTYDFTYERFINNIPVNFYTVNISVNKYTGEVTSFNELNTDTDKLEYQTLEGIIEPSVAEKNYIDKVGVELKYYSYYDYKQKKMNVFAGYATNDNKYKAIDGKTGEAITVYNQDKIFYNSYVDGKGDQSIAANSQKELTKEEADAVNNITGLITKEKAEGIIRESSDIITSEMKVSNASLNRDDFNEKYVWQIGFEGGYGQVDAQSGELISVHFFNNSGDQNKKVSKLQAQNIAESFLKKITPGKFSQTKYENNEDVEKPMPMVKIGVVVGGDVSYFNFVRQVNGIEFDSNSLRVEVDNTNGKIIGYDNNWYDNVTFPDVSGVMNKQTAFNKIKEYKNFILQYAMVDKNKVQLVYNFEDLNDNYIIDPISGVRLDYTGQVYKDNKLPEYTDISGHWCEKTVKKLLENGYYIEGDKFNPNMNITQINFFKYIYSSYGSSDNDEFYDMLLQNGIIKKEEKAPSSFVSYQDAAKFIIRYLGYDKVAVHPEIFITPFKDNIEEQYKGYAAMCYGFGIIKGDKNGNFNGTHNINNAEAAVLVYNLIKNNTH; via the coding sequence ATGAAAAAGAAGAGGTTCTTGAGTGGAATAGTAATGTTCTGTTTATTGGTATCAACTATGTCTGTTCCGGCATTTGGAGCGGAAGAAGATAGCAAAGGACTAGAACAAGCTATTGTAGCAGCTAAAAAGATATTAATAATTCCAGACAGTTATAGTGAGTTTACACATTATTCAAGTGAAGTTGAAAAAAATGGAGACAAGGTTACAGTTTGGAGACTTAACTGGGCAGAAAAAGAAGGAAACAATGGATCTGTAGGCGCTTATATTGATACAAATGGGAATTTGTATCAATATAATCAATATAGCGGCGATGAAAACAACACAGGGTTAGCACAAGTTACAAAGAAAGAAGCGCAAAATTCAGCAGAAAAATTTTTAAAAAAAGTTATTATAACAGATGTTGGAGAAATGAAGATAGTAGACAAAAATCAAAATGCTTTTCAAAGTGGGACATACGATTTTACTTATGAAAGATTTATAAATAATATTCCAGTTAACTTTTATACTGTTAATATTAGTGTAAATAAATACACTGGTGAAGTAACGTCTTTCAATGAATTAAATACAGATACTGATAAGCTTGAATATCAAACTTTAGAAGGAATAATTGAACCTTCTGTGGCAGAAAAAAATTATATTGATAAAGTTGGCGTTGAATTAAAATATTATTCTTATTATGATTATAAGCAAAAGAAAATGAATGTATTTGCAGGATATGCAACAAATGATAACAAATACAAAGCTATAGATGGAAAAACAGGAGAAGCAATTACTGTTTATAACCAAGATAAAATTTTTTATAATAGTTATGTAGACGGCAAAGGTGATCAATCTATAGCAGCTAACAGTCAAAAAGAATTAACTAAAGAAGAAGCAGATGCTGTTAATAATATTACAGGATTAATCACTAAAGAAAAGGCTGAAGGTATTATTAGAGAATCATCGGACATAATTACTTCAGAAATGAAAGTTAGTAATGCATCTTTAAATAGAGATGATTTTAATGAAAAATATGTATGGCAAATTGGATTTGAAGGTGGATATGGTCAAGTTGATGCACAATCTGGTGAGTTGATATCTGTACATTTTTTTAATAATAGTGGTGATCAAAATAAAAAAGTGTCCAAGCTTCAAGCACAAAATATAGCAGAAAGCTTCTTAAAAAAAATTACACCAGGTAAGTTTTCACAAACAAAATATGAAAATAATGAAGATGTTGAAAAGCCAATGCCAATGGTTAAAATTGGTGTTGTAGTGGGAGGAGATGTTTCTTATTTTAATTTTGTACGTCAAGTAAATGGAATAGAATTTGATAGCAATTCTTTACGAGTAGAAGTTGACAACACTAATGGCAAGATTATTGGATATGATAATAACTGGTATGATAATGTAACATTTCCTGATGTTAGTGGAGTCATGAATAAGCAAACTGCATTTAATAAAATAAAAGAATATAAGAACTTTATATTACAATATGCTATGGTAGACAAAAATAAAGTTCAACTGGTATATAATTTTGAAGATTTAAATGATAATTATATTATTGACCCAATAAGTGGCGTTAGACTAGACTATACAGGACAAGTATATAAAGATAATAAATTACCGGAATACACAGATATAAGTGGACATTGGTGTGAAAAAACAGTGAAAAAACTTTTAGAAAATGGATATTATATTGAAGGAGACAAATTTAATCCTAATATGAACATTACTCAAATTAATTTCTTTAAATATATATATTCATCTTATGGAAGTAGTGATAATGATGAGTTTTATGACATGCTTTTACAAAATGGAATAATTAAAAAAGAAGAAAAAGCTCCAAGCTCATTTGTTTCTTATCAAGATGCAGCAAAATTTATTATAAGATATTTAGGCTATGATAAAGTAGCGGTGCATCCGGAAATATTTATCACTCCTTTTAAAGATAATATAGAAGAACAATACAAGGGATATGCAGCAATGTGCTATGGGTTCGGCATTATTAAGGGCGATAAAAATGGAAATTTTAATGGAACTCATAATATAAATAATGCTGAAGCAGCAGTACTTGTATACAATTTAATTAAGAATAACACACATTAA
- a CDS encoding TIGR03960 family B12-binding radical SAM protein has product MNKISDDILYKVEKPSRYTGGELNEIVKNPSEVDIRFAFCFPDVYEVGMSHLGSRILYHTLNARQDTYCERAFAPWPDMEVQLRKNNIPLFTLETKDSLKEFDILGFTLQYEMSFTNILNMLNMSGITIRASERGEDEPIVMAGGPCAYNPEPLYDIVDFFEIGEGEEMMNDVLDVYKKYKGKGKKKEFLREISKIQGIYVPSLYDVIYNEDNTIKEFKPKYDDVPKTIKKRIINNYTNVDFPTNIIVPYSEIVHDRIVLEIFRGCTNGCRFCQAGMLYRPVREKKKEDLVKLARELVKNTGYEEISLSSLSTCDYSDIKGLIADLTEEHEENRVGIALPSIRVDSFSVDLLKDIQKVRKTGLTFAPEAGSQRMRDVINKGLTEDKILNAARSAFEAGWKTLKLYFMVGLPYEELEDCTGIGELAEKIVDEYKAVPKKKGDYKGLRLTVSTSILIPKPFTPFQWTPMARLQDVNEKIDAVKDSIKSKCIVYNYHEQKTSIMESVFARGDRRLCDVLIKAFEMGAKFDGWGQYFNYRLWMEAMEECNLDVDFYAYRERSYDEVLPWDFIDIGVNRKYLEVESEKAKKAELTQNCRKGCTGCGIDVNFKDGECFEGAILN; this is encoded by the coding sequence ATGAATAAAATTTCAGATGATATCTTATATAAGGTTGAAAAACCAAGTAGATATACTGGTGGGGAATTAAATGAAATTGTTAAGAACCCAAGTGAAGTTGACATAAGATTTGCATTTTGTTTTCCTGATGTTTATGAGGTAGGTATGTCTCATTTAGGAAGTAGAATTCTTTATCATACTTTAAATGCAAGACAAGATACATATTGCGAAAGAGCATTTGCACCATGGCCTGATATGGAAGTACAACTGAGAAAAAATAATATTCCATTATTTACTCTAGAGACTAAAGACTCTTTAAAGGAATTTGATATTTTAGGATTCACTCTTCAATATGAAATGAGTTTTACAAACATTTTAAATATGCTAAACATGTCAGGTATTACTATAAGAGCATCAGAAAGAGGAGAAGATGAACCTATAGTTATGGCAGGAGGTCCTTGTGCATATAATCCAGAACCATTATATGATATAGTTGATTTCTTTGAAATTGGTGAAGGCGAAGAAATGATGAATGATGTTTTGGATGTCTATAAAAAATATAAGGGAAAAGGGAAAAAGAAAGAATTTTTAAGAGAAATATCTAAAATTCAAGGTATATATGTGCCTTCACTATATGATGTTATTTATAATGAAGATAATACTATAAAAGAATTTAAACCAAAGTATGATGATGTTCCTAAAACTATTAAAAAGAGAATAATAAATAACTATACTAATGTTGATTTTCCAACCAATATTATAGTTCCTTATTCAGAAATTGTTCATGACAGAATAGTTCTAGAAATATTTAGAGGATGCACAAATGGATGTAGATTCTGTCAAGCTGGAATGCTATATAGACCAGTTAGAGAAAAGAAGAAAGAAGATCTTGTAAAGCTCGCAAGAGAATTAGTTAAAAATACAGGGTATGAAGAAATTTCACTTTCATCATTAAGTACATGTGATTATTCTGATATAAAGGGACTAATTGCAGATTTAACAGAAGAACATGAAGAAAACCGAGTTGGAATAGCGCTTCCGTCAATTAGAGTTGACTCTTTTTCAGTTGATTTACTTAAGGATATCCAAAAGGTAAGAAAGACCGGATTAACTTTTGCACCAGAAGCAGGATCTCAAAGAATGAGAGATGTAATAAATAAGGGACTTACAGAAGATAAAATTTTAAATGCAGCTAGAAGTGCTTTTGAAGCTGGATGGAAGACTCTTAAGCTTTATTTTATGGTTGGACTTCCTTATGAAGAACTTGAAGATTGTACTGGAATTGGAGAACTTGCAGAAAAAATTGTTGATGAATATAAAGCAGTTCCTAAGAAAAAAGGTGATTATAAGGGCTTAAGACTTACAGTAAGTACATCAATACTTATACCTAAGCCATTTACACCATTCCAATGGACTCCTATGGCAAGACTTCAAGATGTAAATGAGAAGATTGATGCTGTTAAGGATTCAATTAAATCAAAATGTATAGTTTATAATTACCATGAGCAAAAGACATCTATAATGGAATCTGTATTTGCAAGAGGGGATAGAAGGTTATGTGATGTTTTAATTAAGGCCTTTGAAATGGGCGCGAAATTTGATGGATGGGGTCAATACTTTAATTATAGATTATGGATGGAAGCTATGGAAGAATGTAATTTAGATGTAGATTTTTATGCATATAGGGAAAGAAGTTATGATGAAGTATTACCATGGGACTTTATTGATATAGGAGTAAATAGAAAATATTTAGAAGTGGAAAGTGAAAAAGCAAAGAAAGCAGAATTGACTCAAAACTGTAGAAAAGGATGTACAGGATGTGGCATTGATGTAAACTTTAAAGATGGGGAGTGTTTTGAAGGTGCGATACTTAACTAA
- a CDS encoding radical SAM protein, translating into MRYLTKFTKEENIKFISHLDVLKTIQKNIRRSGLPVEFSQGFNPHMNTSIAQPLSVGVYSSGEYMDMILTAEMDEQEIVDKLNATAPSGIKYISALAIPYTQGEKKVPQAMALIDAARYTIKVKYSDVSNLEEEMTNLLENEAWNTIKKSKKGEREVNLKTLIKEFSFWIKDEFLVLNVLISTGSREHLSADLVVSYIQEKTSNAIADAFVNIKREEMYFYKNEKLVPLYKCI; encoded by the coding sequence GTGCGATACTTAACTAAATTTACTAAAGAAGAGAATATTAAATTCATATCTCATTTAGATGTACTTAAAACTATTCAAAAAAATATTAGAAGATCAGGCCTTCCAGTAGAATTTTCACAAGGATTTAATCCACATATGAATACTTCAATAGCACAACCTTTATCTGTTGGAGTATATTCAAGTGGTGAATATATGGATATGATATTAACAGCTGAGATGGATGAACAAGAAATTGTGGATAAATTAAATGCAACTGCTCCAAGTGGAATAAAATATATAAGTGCACTTGCAATTCCTTACACTCAAGGTGAAAAGAAAGTACCTCAAGCTATGGCATTAATTGATGCAGCAAGGTACACTATAAAAGTTAAATATTCTGATGTTTCCAACTTAGAAGAAGAAATGACTAATCTCTTAGAAAATGAAGCATGGAATACAATAAAGAAGAGCAAAAAAGGTGAGAGAGAAGTTAATTTAAAAACTTTAATTAAGGAATTTAGCTTTTGGATTAAGGATGAATTTTTAGTGCTTAATGTATTAATTAGTACAGGAAGTAGGGAACATTTAAGTGCAGATTTAGTAGTGAGCTATATTCAAGAAAAAACTTCAAATGCAATTGCAGATGCTTTTGTTAATATAAAAAGAGAAGAAATGTATTTTTATAAAAATGAGAAACTTGTGCCACTATACAAGTGCATATAG
- a CDS encoding ribonuclease produces MKEIFIERRERLLRIAVKSNNELIESIVEEKNNEPIIGEIYKGRIKNILPAINSIFVDLGLDKEGYMYYSNELKAKGIKKGQEILVEVIKEPINDKGAKLTSNVSIPGKYIVLNCYREGIEFSKRIDDKEKKKEILENIEPLKDVCITVRTEGANVSLEILEKEINKLYDEFENIDKKMKYSLGLKKVYGEDLSLTKLLMNSSYEEVTKVHVDNELDFEKVDHFIKGEENFKLEKYEGYRNLFDFYGLEKELLKLRHNKVNLLCGGYIVIDKTEAMYVVDVNSGKNIKERSFDKTILETNLEAAKEIGKQIRLRNLSGIIVIDFIDMRDKSQRAIVMSTLKESLKLDKGNVRVFPFTELDLVQIARKRQGKSIYEYMEEECSLCKGRGIILKLSYIEGLIKNEIIRIKEENSIDCFHIEIDSVYKDRIKEDIFDFIKEIDGLDKEIYLNYVDGIEGYKIEPLIFQGQKDNLKDYKVTAIEKI; encoded by the coding sequence ATGAAAGAGATTTTTATTGAGAGAAGAGAAAGACTTTTAAGAATAGCTGTTAAATCTAATAATGAATTAATAGAAAGTATTGTAGAAGAAAAGAATAATGAGCCTATAATAGGAGAAATTTATAAGGGAAGAATTAAAAATATTCTTCCAGCTATAAATTCTATATTTGTTGATTTAGGATTAGATAAAGAAGGCTATATGTATTATAGCAATGAACTTAAGGCAAAGGGAATAAAAAAGGGTCAAGAAATATTAGTAGAAGTTATAAAAGAACCTATTAATGATAAAGGTGCTAAATTGACTTCTAATGTTTCAATTCCTGGGAAATATATTGTCTTAAATTGTTATAGAGAAGGAATAGAGTTTTCTAAAAGAATAGACGACAAAGAAAAGAAAAAAGAAATTTTAGAAAATATTGAACCTTTAAAAGATGTGTGTATAACAGTAAGAACAGAAGGGGCAAATGTAAGCTTAGAAATTCTTGAAAAGGAAATAAATAAACTTTATGATGAATTTGAAAATATAGACAAAAAAATGAAGTATTCATTAGGATTAAAAAAAGTTTATGGTGAAGATTTAAGTTTAACTAAGCTTTTAATGAATTCTAGTTACGAAGAAGTTACAAAGGTCCATGTAGATAATGAACTAGACTTTGAAAAGGTAGATCACTTTATTAAAGGAGAAGAAAATTTTAAATTAGAGAAATATGAAGGTTATAGAAATCTTTTTGATTTTTATGGATTAGAAAAGGAATTATTAAAACTTCGACATAATAAAGTTAATTTGCTATGTGGCGGTTATATAGTAATAGATAAAACAGAAGCAATGTATGTTGTTGATGTTAATAGTGGTAAAAATATAAAAGAAAGAAGTTTCGATAAAACCATTTTAGAAACTAATTTAGAAGCTGCTAAAGAAATAGGAAAACAAATAAGACTTAGAAATTTAAGTGGAATTATAGTTATAGATTTTATTGATATGAGAGATAAGAGCCAAAGAGCTATTGTAATGTCTACTCTTAAAGAAAGCCTAAAATTAGATAAAGGAAACGTAAGAGTATTCCCATTTACTGAATTGGATTTAGTTCAAATTGCAAGGAAGAGACAAGGAAAGAGCATATACGAGTATATGGAAGAAGAATGCAGTTTATGCAAAGGTAGAGGCATAATTTTAAAATTATCTTATATAGAAGGACTTATAAAAAATGAAATTATAAGAATAAAAGAAGAAAATTCAATAGACTGTTTTCATATAGAAATTGATAGTGTTTATAAAGATAGAATTAAAGAAGATATTTTTGATTTCATAAAAGAAATAGATGGTTTAGATAAAGAAATATATTTAAATTATGTAGATGGAATAGAAGGATATAAAATTGAACCACTTATATTTCAAGGACAAAAGGATAATTTAAAAGATTATAAGGTTACTGCTATAGAAAAAATTTAA
- a CDS encoding transcriptional regulator, whose product MKNRIQDLRKAKKITQSELADAVDVTRQTIISLENGRYNASLILAYKIAQFFNITIEEIFIFDLEEENL is encoded by the coding sequence TTGAAAAATAGAATACAGGATTTGCGTAAAGCAAAAAAAATAACTCAAAGCGAACTTGCAGATGCTGTTGATGTCACAAGGCAGACAATTATTTCTCTTGAAAACGGAAGGTATAATGCCTCCTTGATATTGGCATATAAAATAGCACAATTCTTTAATATAACTATTGAGGAAATATTTATTTTTGATCTAGAGGAGGAAAATCTATGA
- the rplU gene encoding 50S ribosomal protein L21, producing the protein MYAVLATGGKQYRVQEGDVIYVEKLIADVDSTVELNEVLAVGTDEGIKVGTPVVEGAKVVAKVAAQGKAKKVIVFKYKSKKDYRRKNGHRQPYTKLVIEKIEA; encoded by the coding sequence ATGTACGCAGTATTAGCAACAGGAGGAAAACAATACAGAGTTCAAGAAGGAGACGTAATATACGTTGAAAAACTTATCGCTGATGTTGACTCAACAGTTGAATTAAACGAAGTTTTAGCTGTAGGAACTGACGAAGGTATCAAAGTTGGTACACCAGTAGTTGAAGGAGCTAAAGTTGTAGCTAAGGTTGCAGCACAAGGTAAGGCAAAGAAGGTTATAGTTTTCAAATATAAGTCTAAAAAGGACTATAGAAGAAAGAATGGACACAGACAACCTTACACTAAGCTAGTAATCGAAAAGATCGAAGCTTAA
- a CDS encoding ribosomal-processing cysteine protease Prp — protein MVKVKIKQHNENIVGFVMNGHALCDDREFSSDPALVGEAFDLICNSVAVLSQSVIIGLDEVLKLNSTYEIKDGYLKLDLQDFNLEELNQAQVLLKTFEKSLESVILGFDQLVGQKKRREYITLIKEEV, from the coding sequence ATGGTTAAAGTAAAAATCAAACAACATAATGAAAATATTGTTGGATTTGTAATGAATGGTCATGCGTTGTGTGATGATAGAGAATTTTCAAGTGACCCTGCTCTAGTAGGAGAGGCATTTGATTTGATATGCAATTCTGTTGCAGTGTTGTCTCAAAGTGTAATCATTGGATTGGATGAAGTCTTAAAACTTAATTCAACTTACGAAATCAAGGATGGATACTTAAAATTAGATCTTCAAGATTTTAATTTAGAAGAACTAAACCAAGCTCAAGTTCTGTTAAAGACTTTTGAAAAAAGCTTGGAAAGTGTAATTTTAGGATTTGATCAGTTGGTAGGGCAAAAGAAACGTAGAGAATATATAACATTAATAAAAGAGGAGGTGTAG
- a CDS encoding 50S ribosomal protein L27, whose protein sequence is MLIMNLQLFAHKKGVGSSKNGRDSAAQRLGAKSADGEFVLAGNILYRQRGTKIHPGENVGRGKDDTLFAKIDGIVRFERLGRDKKKASVYPINVEAIAE, encoded by the coding sequence ATGCTAATTATGAACCTTCAATTATTCGCTCATAAAAAGGGAGTTGGTAGTTCTAAGAATGGTAGAGACTCTGCAGCACAAAGATTAGGAGCTAAATCTGCTGATGGAGAATTTGTTCTTGCAGGAAACATTCTTTATAGACAAAGAGGAACTAAAATCCACCCAGGTGAAAATGTTGGAAGAGGTAAAGATGATACTTTATTTGCTAAAATCGATGGAATCGTTAGATTCGAAAGACTTGGTAGAGATAAAAAGAAAGCAAGTGTTTACCCAATAAACGTTGAAGCAATAGCTGAATAA